A DNA window from Pleurodeles waltl isolate 20211129_DDA chromosome 12, aPleWal1.hap1.20221129, whole genome shotgun sequence contains the following coding sequences:
- the LOC138267465 gene encoding C-type lectin domain family 4 member E-like — protein sequence MKYIRCKDRTSGTDCGEFFYKDCPINWQLYNGNCYFFSQTTLSWANSRSSCQASQADLVIISNMKEQLFIRSSRKASFYWIGLTDQDRENGWKWVNGCMLQQQEAFWNSEQPDNVEGKEHCATVGSYEYCGSPKDWNDDRCEKKYKFICEKELEDRKMDFNLGNTELDNG from the exons AGTTCTTCTATAAGGATTGTCCCATAAATTGGCAGCTGTACAATGGAAATTGCTATTTCTTTTCTCAAACCACGCTATCATGGGCAAATAGCAGATCCAGCTGCCAGGCAAGTCAGGCCGACCTGGTCATCATCTCTAACATGAAGGAGCAG CTGTTTATCAGAAGCTCAAGAAAGGCTTCCTTCTACTGGATTGGCCTGACAGATCAGGATCGAGAAAATGGCTGGAAGTGGGTGAATGGCTGTATGTTACAGCAGCAAGAGGC ATTTTGGAACAGTGAGCAACCTGATAACGTCGAAGGAAAAGAACATTGTGCTACAGTGGGTTCTTATGAATATTGTGGATCTCCGAAGGACTGGAATGATGACAGGTGTGAAAAGAAATACAAATTCATTTGCGAAAAAGAACTTGAAGATAGGAAGATGGATTTCAACCTGGGAAATACAGAGCTGGACAATGGATAA